GTTTCTACACCAGTGCCAGTCCCTGTGTGCGCGACGGAAGTCCGGAGCTTTAGTTTCCGGTGTCCGCATGCCGATGAGGCAGCAGGATGATCGGCATCGCAGCCAGAACGAGGCACAGGCCGATGCCCTGCATCTCAGTGAGCCGATCATTGAGCAGGACCCAACTGAAGGCGACCCCGAAGACCGGGGTGAGTATGGTCCATGCGCTCAGCGTCACCAGCGGTGCCCGCTGCAGCTCGCTGAACCAGATCATGTAGGGCAACGCGGTACTGGCCAAGGCCAAAAACAACAGGGCCGCAACAAAATGCGGTGTCCACGACACGGCAGGCACGCCCTCCACCGCGGCGGCCCAGCTGGCTAACGCGATACCGCCGCACACCAACTGCCACGCTGAGAACATCACCACGTCAACGCCGGCGCCGAGTCGGCGCGCCAGCAGCGTACTAGCGGTGATCGCCACCGACGCCGCGAGTGCCGACAACGCGCCGCTGCCCGTGCCGGCCGGAATTGCCGCCACGATCAGCCCGAGGAACCCGACCACCAGCCCCGCCATGGCCCGCGGCCGTGGCCGCTCTCCATACAGCAGCCAAGCGGGTAGCACGATCAGG
The sequence above is a segment of the Mycobacterium sp. 050128 genome. Coding sequences within it:
- a CDS encoding DMT family transporter → MADASVVSARLRPPRPGRMLIVTAGWGACFVGIRYGLVDAPILWFAALRALLAGGVLLAVGWCGRRPAPPRSAWPGVVVLGLVNVSVAFAAMFAGTAGVAGGVAAVLSNAQPVLIVLPAWLLYGERPRPRAMAGLVVGFLGLIVAAIPAGTGSGALSALAASVAITASTLLARRLGAGVDVVMFSAWQLVCGGIALASWAAAVEGVPAVSWTPHFVAALLFLALASTALPYMIWFSELQRAPLVTLSAWTILTPVFGVAFSWVLLNDRLTEMQGIGLCLVLAAMPIILLPHRHADTGN